Proteins from a genomic interval of Scophthalmus maximus strain ysfricsl-2021 chromosome 22, ASM2237912v1, whole genome shotgun sequence:
- the LOC118292067 gene encoding secretagogin-like, translating into MDGAPERLDAAGFLQIWQRLDMNNHGYIERKQLDDFFQHVLEKLGNKKTEEMTDDHIRRLRERFTSAQDRSADGRLQIQELSAVMLPEEENFLLLFRREMPLDDSVEFMRIWRNYDADSSGYISALELKGFLQDLLVQHRKSIGPEKLEEYTVTMMKMFDKNKDGRLDLNDLARILSLRENFLLKFRMDACSHDDRKRDFEKIFAHYDVSKTGALEGPEVDGFVKDMMELVKPSLGGVDLDKFRKSLLGHCDINGDGKIQKNELALCLGLKLS; encoded by the exons ATGGACGGAGCTCCGGAGCGGCTGGACGCTGCAGGTTTCTTACAGATCTGGCAACGCTTGGACATGAACA atCACGGTTACATCGAGAGAAAACAGCTGGACGACTTCTTTCAACACGTGTTGGAAAAACTGGGGAATAAAAAG ACGGAGGAGATGACTGACGACCACATCAGAAGACTGAGGGAAAGGTTCACGTCTGCTCAGGACCGCTCGGCTGACGGACGTCTGCAGATCCAAGAG TTGTCCGCCGTGATGCTGCCAGAGGAGGAAAACTTCCTGCTCCTGTTTCGCAGAGAGATGCCGCTGGACGACAGCGTGGAGTTCATGAGG ATCTGGAGAAACTACGACGCCGACAGCAGCGGCTACATCTCGGCCCTCGAGCTCAAG GGCTTCCTTCAGGACCTGCTCGTCCAACACAGGAAGTCCATTGGTCCCGAGAAACTGGAGGAGTACACCGTCACCATG atgaagatgtttgacaaaaacaaagatggccgaCTGGACCTGAACGACCTGGCCAG AATTTTGTCCCTGAGAGAAAACTTCTTACTGAAGTTTAGGATGGAC GCCTGCAGTCATGACGACAGGAAGAGAGACTTTGAGAAGATCTTCGCTCACTATGACGTC agtaaGACGGGTGCGTTGGAGGGTCCTGAGGTCGATGGATTTGTcaaagatatgatggagctggTGAag CCCAGCCTTGGTGGCGTAGACCTGGACAAGTTCAGGAAATCGCTGCTGGGTCACTGCGACATCAACGGAGACGGGAAGATCCAGAAGAACGAGCTGGCGCTCTGCCTCGGCCTCAAACTCAGCTAA